The following coding sequences lie in one Brevibacterium marinum genomic window:
- the sdhC gene encoding succinate dehydrogenase, cytochrome b556 subunit: MAKASTGTLYRGNEGMWSWVAHRVTGVGIFFFLLVHVLDTALVRVSPEAYNAVIGTYKTPFMAIGEIALVAAIAFHAFNGLRVILVDFSKSGPKNQKKLFWGVIIVWLIIMIAFVPRQLMHTFGG; the protein is encoded by the coding sequence GTGGCCAAAGCGTCTACGGGCACTCTGTACCGAGGAAACGAAGGAATGTGGTCCTGGGTCGCGCATCGCGTCACAGGCGTCGGAATCTTCTTCTTCCTTTTGGTCCACGTGCTCGATACTGCACTCGTCCGCGTCTCGCCCGAGGCCTACAACGCCGTGATCGGAACCTACAAGACTCCGTTCATGGCCATCGGCGAGATCGCTCTCGTTGCCGCGATCGCATTCCATGCGTTCAACGGCCTTCGCGTCATTCTCGTCGACTTCTCGAAGAGTGGACCGAAAAATCAGAAGAAGCTGTTCTGGGGAGTCATCATCGTATGGCTCATCATCATGATCGCTTTCGTGCCCCGCCAGCTGATGCATACGTTCGGAGGCTGA